The genomic window ACCAGGAGCTGGGTCGGCGCAAACTCTGCCACGAGTATATCCCACACTTGTGCTTCTCCTTCTGTCAAGTCTTCTGGTTTGGGAAGAGCTGAAGGGGGCTCTGAGGACTGGGAGGCGGAAGCTGCGCTCTCTGACGAGTAGAGCCGTTGTGCATGGGCTGCGATTCGTGGGAATTGGTGTTGGGGGCGAGCGGGGATAGCGAAGTTGGTAGTGATTGCTGGTGCGCagcgggtggtggcggcaaAAAGGGTTCGCTTCGGGACGATGGAGGAGAGCCTTTGGGCGAGACGGGCGCGCAGACAGGTACGGCAGATCATAGTGGGCAATCTTTGGGTCTAACGCTGTGATATACTGAATGGCAGCGTAGTAGCGGTTGTGTGGCCGAAACGTGCTTGTATGGGGGGCTGACTCGGATCAAAATGCGTGAATGCCTTCACCAAAGAAAAAATGACGATGCAGCAAACAGGTCGAGATGGAAATTCCAGAAAACCGTTTGGCAATTCAATTGCTTGGCTGGGAAATAAACGGCCTCTGATTGGATGCCAACGGTTCGTGAgaccccaccccctccgcgTTCCCCGCGATCTCCGGGGCCGGCAACCTGATGGCCCCCACTTTCATTCTTGAACCATCCCGCCATGtcgaacaacaaccacagtaGGTGAGCTGCCGCAATAAAACCAAACGATAAGGTTAATAGAGCAATAGATCTCGAGAATGATGTGCCTAAACAAGCAATCAACGGTCTGCGTGTATACTCAATATACAAGCCGCTTCAGGATTGTTGTGATGCTACTTGGGCTTACACCTTCCAATACAGGCGACCAAAAGAGACCTCCGGCTCCAACTGGCAGGCATTCTCGTTCCACCGATGCAGCATAAGCCACCAGAACGTTGCTCTCTCGATGTCCGAAGCGGAGGAAACAGGCTAACTTCTCAAGTCTCATCTAGGACGGTGTAACCGGCTGTGATCTCGCCATCATGCCGTGTGCTCGTGACACTGTCGACATACTTGTCCTAGGAACCCAAGCAATATGTCCGAGGACCATCGCAATCTATACTCAATACTATCGAGTCCCTGATCAGCAGCATGAGGCCTTGAACCGGCACTCGTatcggcagcggcagcaccGTGACAATCTGGACAATATATACGCAACGGCTAGGATATACCCGATGCGTGCGACTTCGGCATATTTCACACCCTCTTCTCTGCGTTTCCAAGCATGCTGCCGAGAGCGCCCAATCTGGTAGGATGAGCAGGTTAGGATGTTATGGACATGGAATGGGAGATGCTACCTGTCAGCCTAGACTTGGTGGGGGGAGAGAAACACACGGAGTCATGCCTACTACATTCATATTTGGCGATTAATTGCAACCATACTCAACTCCACAGATCGCCCAAAGAGACGGGAGTTGGCGCTCGTCTTGTCAAATTTCACTGTGAGTGTGACTGTTGTCGACAATTCGGAAGCCCTGAACCGGTGGATGCATGGCTGGGAGCAGGGGATCGTGCGGGGCAATGCGGGGTGCCCTCCTGGTTGCTGCCAGGGCTGGCACGAGGCAGCCAGGGGGCCGCCGCCATtctctccttgagcttctccagttctccagcttctccaagcAGTTCCAattctccagcttctcctcatcaaccggCGTATGTTGCGCTGGCAGCAATCTGCAGGAACCGCTGGGAGGTGCATAGGTGCATGCTTCAGTGAGGCGCAGCACCAGAATGTTTGGTCATGACAACCTCTTTTTGTATGGCTTCCACCGGAGGATGGCATCCGCAACCCTGCCAGCTTCTCGCATCTTGTCGTCCCGATCCAGTTCGCTCATGGTGAGAGACATACATTGCGCTactgtgggtgtgggtggctGGACAGGGGATCAATGCCGCTAACCTGAATATTCCCGACTGTGTAGCACCCTGTTAACGCCGTTGGGCAAGACTCGATCGATTCCATCGCCACAACGTCGTTTCGAGCAACCCTCCAAGCCAGCCAAGCATGCTCCCAAAAATGGAAGCCGCCCATCTGCACCCACGGATAACCTCTGATGCGCCAAGCCAAAACTGGACCTGGAACAAGAGGACCCTCGATTCTCTCACCTACCTCTCTGAGCCTCCGAATGAGCTCCCCCAAGATATCCCAAGACCCTTCCAAGAACCTATGGAGCACGGAGGATCCTGGAACTCACAAAGGACGGAATATACGGGAGACTGATCAAGACGGTTCCCTGTCTCCGTCATATGGAACAAATGCTGCACCTTGCACATCTCTGCGTTCTTTCTGCAGATGGCCATGGTCTCTACCCGTGCAATGCCGTGCCTGGCCCTTCTTCAGCAACCTCAAGTCCCGTGGACCTTGCTCCCGTCCATATTAATAACGCTTGGCCATAGATCCCGAGGCCCAATCGAGGTTGCATTCCTCGCGCTGTGAGATGGGAAGGGAATAATAGAGCAGCAGCCCAAGCTGCCCTGCCCTGGCAAGGCAATACGGTACCACCCAGCGCTCTTTTTGCCAGCGCCCGGTCACGGATCCTCTCAACAATAGGTGATTGACCAATGGGATGCTCCAATCGTGCTGTCGATAAGAAATCTGGGTAAATTCGGTCGCAACCTCAACTTGACGTTCCTGACCATTTGGGGGCGACATGATGGGACATGGGCAAGCGAACCGTAGCAGACCCGAGGACGGCTCTGATGAGACCTCTCGTCACTCCCGAACGAATTCTCCGCTCAGTCATGGCCATATATATAATAGCGAAGCCATGGCACCACTTCAGCCTCCAGAGGACGACGCCCTCGCCGGAAGCCCGAGGTTGGTAAATCAAGTTCCAGGCCTTCGAGGAAGAGCGACTCGCCATCCCTTCATTCCTCTGCCTGTCTAGACGTCCTGCCTCCCGTTTCGTCTTCTATACGCCAGTCCCCTCATCCGGGACCACCAAGGCAACATGGTCCGGTTAGATCTCGCGACTGtgttgctggcggtggcAGCTGCAGTGAATGCGGTACAGGTTGACACGCCCGAAGTCCTGCCAGGTGCATACATTGTTGAGTATGAGAATGATCAGGTATGATACACCAACCAGTCCCGGATCTACGACACCAAGGCGTCCGTTGTATAATGCTGCGCACAAGCCGGTTCATACAAGGCAACTGTGCGCCCTGCATTATGCAGATGACGTTCGTTGgcagcatcatcttcctcagccAACTATTCGAGACATGTCGGGCCGCTTCCCTAGCTTCTGCTCTGACACTAACAAACTCATCTTCAGGATTCCAATGCTTTTGTCCGCaagtttggggggagggcatCACTTCGCAAAGACTTGCGCTTCAAACTGTTCAAGGGTGCGTCGATTCAGTTCAAGGACACCAAGAATGCCGAAGAAATGGCGGCCAAGGTGGCCAAGCTGCCCACCATCAAGCGAGTCTTCCCTGTGCGACGGTACCCGATCCCACAGCACGATGTTCTTTCGACGGGCGACGATGCTGCTGCCCTCGTCAAGCGCCAGCTTGGCGGCAACGTCACCAACAGCTTCTCGCCGCACCTGATGACACAGGTAAACAAGTTCAAGGAGGCAGGAATCACAGGAAAGGGCATCAAGATTGCCGTTATCGACACGGGCGTAAGTTGATATTCAGGGCCATTGGTTTGGTGGACGGACGGACAATGGTTCCGGCTAACATCGGGGTGCCCTAGATCGATTACACTCACCCGGCTCTCGGGGGTTGCTTTGGTCCAGGCTGCTTGGTTTCCTACGGGGCTGATCTAGTGGGTGATGCGTTCAACGGTGCGAACCAGCCGAGACCAGACAACGACCCCGTTGATAACTGCAATGGCCACGGCACACACGTTGCGGGTATTATTGCTGCTCAGTCAAACAATCCCTACGGTATCGTCGGGGCCGCCGAGGGCGTGCAGCTGGGCGCCTACCGTGTGTTTGGCTGCCAGGGCGATGTGGGCAATGACCTCTTGATTGCTGCGTACAACATGGCATATGAGGCTGGAAGCGACATCATCACAGCCTCTATTGGCGGTGCATCAGGCTGGAGCGAGGACCCTTGGGCTGCCGTCGTCTCACGAATTGTGGAGAACGGCGTGCCATGTGTTGTGTCGGCTGGAAATGATGGCGCTGCCGGTGTCTTTTATGCTTCGACCGCGGCCAACGGCAAGCAGGTGACTGCCATTGCGTCTGTCGACAACGTCATCACGCCCGCGCTTCTTGCCAACGCGACCTACCAAATCGATTCCAAAAGCGAGTTCTTTGGCTTTACTGGCGGCGACCCGCAAAGCTGGAACAGTGTCAGCCTCCCACTATGGACTGTTAACTACAACACGTCAGATGAGGCTCACGGATGCGACCCTTATCctgcctccacccccaaTCTCTCTGGCTACATTGTGCTGATCCGTCGTGGCTCTTGCACCTTTGTGCAAAAGGTCGAGAATGCTGTTGCGAAGGGAGCCAGGTATGTCATTTTTTACAACAACGTCCCAGGCACACTCAGCGTGACAGCGCGAGTGCCGGGTCTGTCGGCTGTTGCTACCATTCCCTCCGGTACGGGCGAGCTGTGGGTGGAGGCATTGGAATCCGGGAAAAGAGTGCTGGTCAACATGGCCAACCCGTCCACGGCCCCCAAGTTCCTCGCCAACTTTGACAATCCGACAAGCGGTGGTTATCTCAGCAGTTTTACCAGCTGGGGTCCTACCTTTGAAGTGGAATCCAAGCCTCAATTCTCCACCCCTGGTGGCTACATTCTGTCAACCTACCCTCGTCTTCTCGGTTCATATGGCGTTCTTTCAGGCACCTCGATGGCTTGCCCCTTGGCGGCGGCCATCTACGCCCTGGTCATGAACGTCCGCGGCACCAAGGACCCAAAGACGATTGAGAACTTGTTGTCATCTACAGCAAAACCCAACCTGTTCCGCCGGGATGGTGTATCCTCCCCATATCTGGCTCCTGTTCCCCAACAGGGTGCTGGCCTGGTGCAGGCATGGGATGCTGCCAAGGCTACGACCCTACTCAGCACGTCTGGCCTTTCTTTCAACGATACAGATCACTTCAACCCGGTTCAAACATTCACCGTCTCCAACACGGGTTCGTCATCGGTCACTTACTCTCTGAGCAATGTCGGTGCCGCTACTGCCTACACTTATAGCTCACCCGGCGCTCTCACGCCTGCTTCTCTCCCCAGTGTCGAGCTGACGGGTAACTTTGCCTCCCTGGCGTTTACCCCTtccaccttcaccctcggAGCTGGCCAACGCAGGATCGTCACAGTCAAGGCGACAGCACCCACCGGCCTCGACGTGAAGCGGTTGCCCGTTTATTCTGGTTACATCGCCATCAACGGCTCCGACAGTTCGgccctttccctcccctaTCTCGGTGTTGCTGGCTCCCTTCACTCGGTTGTTGTCCTTAACAGCGACAACACCCTGCTTGCACGGGCCCGCGACAGCACCAACTCTCCTGTGGCGGCAAATCTGACCTTCACCTTGCCCCCACCTGGACAATCCAACATCACAGCCGTCCGCAACCGCGCCGATATGCCCAAGCTCGTGGTGACACTGGCTATGGGTAGCGCCATGATCCGCGTCGACGTCGTGCCCCTGACCAACTGTTCGACAGCAGCGCAGAACGCCAAGGTCGTGTTTGGTACTCGTACTCTTGGCCAGCCAGAGGAGTTCCCCAGCTGGTACAACCCCCGCGGGACCTTGCAGTACGCCTGGGATGGCAGGCTCGCTGATGGAAGCTACGTTCCTGCGGGTAGGTACAAGCTCACGGTGAGAGCATTGAGGATATTTGGAGATGAGTCCAAGTCCGAAGAATATGATGTCACGGAGACTGTGCCGTTCAGGATACGGTATCTGACTGAGGGCAAGAcgcaaaagaggaagaggtttgtcaagggggagagggcgctATGGACGGtcggggtggagaggaggcagaCGCCGGAGCAGTGTGAGGCTGACGAGAGGACTCTCAAGCAGTGAGCTGGTCTGTTGGCATGAAGGGAGgctggagaagagaaaaccaAGGGATGTGTTAGCATgagattttctttttttctttctttcccctaGTTGGTCGGTCTTTCTattttgggttttttttttttttggattaTGGGATGTACTGAGCAAGCAAGCGTAGCGCTGACATGCGTGAAGCGTACATGtagcaaagcaaagcaaatTGGGAACAAAGTACTGGCTCATGTGATTTTGGCTCAATGTATCGTCATGAGtaagggagaggaagagacggGGTAATGAGGGCTGGCTGATGGGAGGCTACTGCAGGTATggtttgttcttttcttcttgaagTGACGGTAGTGTGTTTCATTCTTTTTCAGCTCTCTCTCATGGTGTGATCTATCgttttttgttcttctccCTTAAGCCCGGCTCCCCAATTGCCAAGTTCTCATGATGTTGCTTTTTGGTCAAGGTGTGTGAGTGGCCTGCATTTTCAgctcttggggctggcgTCCCATTTCCGCCCTGGTTTTGAGGTCCGAACATCCGAAGCCGAACACACGCCTGAGCATCCCTTGATCTTGCCGTCGGATTTGTTGACTTTTCATGGATGGCAGGTACCAAAGTTATTCTCGGAGATTCAGTGGAGAtgattttgattttttgGAAAGTCTTTGGTGCCtttttcaatttttttttcgtcGTTTTCACTTTTTTGAAGAAAAGAGCGTTGCATGTGATTGATGTCTGGCTCGGTTGTGTCATTGGGTCGCTTGAAATCAAGAACTATTGGACGGGTGCAGTGTTGAGTTTTTTGATGGCGGTTTCGTTACCAGCAAAACACAGGTCGGTAGCGAGAACAGACGGACCAAAACACTTGAAGAAGGGTCATGAGGTTCCCCCGCAAGGAACTAGTTCTCGTTGAGGTGTTGCTATTTTGAGAGCGAGTGTAACcgcaacccaacccaacccatcagTCTCGGTTCAGTTTACCtgcctacctaggtacttgGACAAAAACATGGTGGCTTATGTGTCGTGTGAAAGCGTGACATGGTGACAACCCGGGTCTTGGTGTCGTGCTGGATGTCCGTCACCGGTGTATTGCTTTTTGGTTGGTGACATCGCCGACACATGAAGTGGCATGGCAGGAAGGCTGACAGGAAGGACACACTCCCGTTACCAGCGGTTATGTGTGTGATCAAAGAGACAATTGATGCTCAAGGGGCCAATACGAGGCATGAGTTTGTCATGACGTACACAAGAACAGAATCAAGTTTTGAATTCTGAAGACTGTTTCTTACTACTGGGTTAGGGATGCAAGACAAGATATTCTAGTCAGCGGGTATCTGTTAATGCCGTGATATCCGAGCCGTGAATAACCTAACTATGAGGGTAGTTGAGTAGGGCGGGATGCATGAAATTTTCGGCTGTGTGAGATAGCTGTGTATGTGATTCGACACCTCTGTCACCAATGACCGTAGGTGTATGGCGGAAAAGCCCCGAAGAGCTGGATAAGCCATGCACACAGCAATGATCGACAGGTACCCGTCATAAATCAGGCAGGCAATCTGGGATTGGTTATGGTCCCAAGCCCTTGGTACGGCACCCAAACGAGGGACGGATATGTAAGGGAAAGAAAGGTTGTGACAAAgttcctttttctttttgagaAGCAATTCGAGTACGAGCAAGCCACGAGGACGAGCAGCTTTCTCATTCGAGGTGTACCAAGGTTTTGTATACTACTTCAAACCCGTTGCCTCAATACTATGCAAACGCTCGGAGGACATGTCTCGCATTTGTGAATTACTTCAACCTCACTCTGTCGTCGGCAACCAAATTCCTGGCCTTCCGGGCAAAGAAGCAAGATTAGACACACATCCTGCAATTTGCTTCCTCGTGTTTTTGCTGCACGCATAGACCCCCAAAAGAGCGAAATTGGAAATGGCAAACGACTGAAAATGCACAGAGAGATGAGTGGCCGACATCAAGAAACAGAAGCGGGAGGTCAGTTCAGGAAGTCGAGGGGATGATCGTGAGCCCAACGCGATGTTTGTTGCTTTTGAAAGCGGTGATACACCGCTAGCATCGACGCCGTTGAATTTCTCTTCAGCAAAGGCGAAACGATTGTCAAATGAAATGTTGGTGAACGGGCGGTATGGATCTCACGCAACAAAACTAAGGATCGCGGACCACAGGAGTTCAGCTAACGCGACTTCAAGGTCTCCCACCGCCGTTGTTGtatcaccacaaccccaccagCCACTCCCTATCTCAACGGTGTTGGGCGCCTCCAGAGCCTCTTGGCCACACTTGCCAGCgccgttttctttttgtgtgGCTTGAGCCTAGTCGGGGACCTGGTTGTCGATCGTGATACCCCTGGCAGGCCTGCAAGATGCGGTCTAATGCGATTTAATGACATCAAAAGGGGGTTGGCAGAATTGCTTTCGGGTCTGAACAGTGGCATTGTGGTAACTTGACGCTCAGCCGTTGCAGAAGAACAAATATTGTCTTTTCCCGGAGTCATCCAATCTGTATGCGTAGGTAAAAGAGATTCACAAGAAAACTGACAGTTTGACGTGCCAAGAGACAGGCTGCCCATGTCCAGTTTAGCTCCCGCAAGAGCATCGAGCAAAGATCGACGCCACCCCGTTTGCTGTTAGGGTAGAGAAGCTTCGGTCTGGACTAAAGTTAGCCAGGACTAGGGTTATGTGGGGGTTTATCTCTTGGGATGAACATCATGATGGATTTGCAGTAAGGTGCCGATAGGGGAAATACCTCATACCTGGAATGATCAAGTAAATGGGGGGCTTCCAAGACGATAActttgcagcagcagctgacTGCCATGCTTGATGGTGCGACAACGCCTGCCCTCATCCAGtaataaaaagaagaaatgATGAGGCTCGATATCAAGCAGTGCAGATGCGGGCAAAACACCACGCTCTCGGCCCTGCATCCAGTGTCCACATCCAGAGATAGGGCTGGCGATCTCCCAGCGGGTCCGGCAGCTTGGCGCGGACTATTGagatcgacgacgacaaaCTCCAGAAAGACGAGTGTCCAGGTTTGTAAGTGCCTGTCTTGGAAGAAATCGCTGTGCTCATCTCCGTCAAGAACGGCATCATCCGGGCCAGGTTTGATTGTCACGAGACAGGTATATAAATCTCATGATGCCCTCGAGTAGAGACACATTCTCttttctcatcctcatcatcttcaccttcaccgccGCCCTTCCCAACTAGTATTTCCCCTAATCAATAATATCCAACTCCAGTCGCTCTTTCGAGACTCTCCCATCCCTTAGTATTGCCTTAATATCATCTTtaatcatcaccaccaccagcaccatccACAAAACACCAGACAATCAAGATGAAGTTTCtcaacgccgccatcgccgccgccagcctcgGGTCCGTCCTCGCTGCGCCCGCCATTGACGCCCGCCATGACAAGCCTACTGCCACGGTGACTGTCCCAGCTGATTGCCCATGCAACACTGGCTCTCctgccggcagcagcagcatcagcctccccaccaaccttcCCTCGGTTTCTGTCCCGGTCAACATCATCCCCTCGACCTCTTGCACAGATGATGCCGCTTCTTCAACAGGCGCTCCAGGCACTCCCGGCACTCCCAATATCCCCGGCATTCCCAATGTTCCGGGCACCCCCAATGTTCCGGGCACCCCCAATGTTCCGGGTGTACCCAATGTTCCCGGCACTCCTGCTGTTCCCGGTACCCCCAACGTTCCCATCGttgatgtcgatgtcgacGTTCCAGGCACACCTGGCACACCAGGCACACCAAACACCCCAGACATCCCAGGTAACGACAGTGACgatgacaacgacaacgacgacgacagcagtgacagcgacagcgatgatgaggacaaCAACGGTACTCCCATCGTCGATGTTGATGTAGACATTGATGTTCCTGGCACCCCTGGCACACCTGCTATCCCCACCACTTCTGGCAACCCTACCATCGACCTTGACGTTGTCGTTAGCCCCATCGTGGACCTCGATGTTGAGATCACTATTCCTGCCATTACTGCTGACGTCGATGTTAACGTTGTCATTGCCGACCTCGTTGCCATCATCGTCCAGATTGAGGCTCAGGTCCAGACCGATATCCAGCTCATTCGTAAGACTCCCCGTTTTCATCATGATCAAGACGTATATGTTGCTAACATCACGGCCTAGTTGACATTATCGGCGCTGTCGAcattgatgttgatgctCTCATTGCCGTCCTCATCGACCTCCAGGCCCAGATTGACCTCCTCGTTGGCGACATCACCCCCACTCTCAACggtctcctcctcaacgttGACCTCCTTGTTGACCTCAACCTCGCTgtcgtcctcgacctcgTTGCCGATGTCCAGGGTCTCCTTGGCGAGATTGAAGTTACCGTCCAGGGTCTCCTTGCCCTCGATGCTGGTACGTCTTGCCGCCTCATTAGCTGCCCCCACAACTCAGATAGAGATGCTAACATGCCAATcagacatcctcctcgtcatctccgCCAACCTCGAGGTTATCCTCGGTCTCGTT from Podospora pseudoanserina strain CBS 124.78 chromosome 7 map unlocalized CBS124.78p_7.2, whole genome shotgun sequence includes these protein-coding regions:
- a CDS encoding uncharacterized protein (EggNog:ENOG503Q468), producing MKFLNAAIAAASLGSVLAAPAIDARHDKPTATVTVPADCPCNTGSPAGSSSISLPTNLPSVSVPVNIIPSTSCTDDAASSTGAPGTPGTPNIPGIPNVPGTPNVPGTPNVPGVPNVPGTPAVPGTPNVPIVDVDVDVPGTPGTPNTPDIPGNDSDDDNDNDDDSSDSDSDDEDNNGTPIVDVDVDIDVPGTPGTPAIPTTSGNPTIDLDVVVSPIVDLDVEITIPAITADVDVNVVIADLVAIIVQIEAQVQTDIQLILDIIGAVDIDVDALIAVLIDLQAQIDLLVGDITPTLNGLLLNVDLLVDLNLAVVLDLVADVQGLLGEIEVTVQGLLALDADILLVISANLEVILGLVVDISVPIVDVVVDIVANVGASVGAVVAGVVADIQVVLDAIVDLTALLRVDLGTIVALRK
- a CDS encoding uncharacterized protein (MEROPS:MER0047718; COG:O; EggNog:ENOG503NWUG); its protein translation is MVRLDLATVLLAVAAAVNAVQVDTPEVLPGAYIVEYENDQDSNAFVRKFGGRASLRKDLRFKLFKGASIQFKDTKNAEEMAAKVAKLPTIKRVFPVRRYPIPQHDVLSTGDDAAALVKRQLGGNVTNSFSPHLMTQVNKFKEAGITGKGIKIAVIDTGIDYTHPALGGCFGPGCLVSYGADLVGDAFNGANQPRPDNDPVDNCNGHGTHVAGIIAAQSNNPYGIVGAAEGVQLGAYRVFGCQGDVGNDLLIAAYNMAYEAGSDIITASIGGASGWSEDPWAAVVSRIVENGVPCVVSAGNDGAAGVFYASTAANGKQVTAIASVDNVITPALLANATYQIDSKSEFFGFTGGDPQSWNSVSLPLWTVNYNTSDEAHGCDPYPASTPNLSGYIVLIRRGSCTFVQKVENAVAKGARYVIFYNNVPGTLSVTARVPGLSAVATIPSGTGELWVEALESGKRVLVNMANPSTAPKFLANFDNPTSGGYLSSFTSWGPTFEVESKPQFSTPGGYILSTYPRLLGSYGVLSGTSMACPLAAAIYALVMNVRGTKDPKTIENLLSSTAKPNLFRRDGVSSPYLAPVPQQGAGLVQAWDAAKATTLLSTSGLSFNDTDHFNPVQTFTVSNTGSSSVTYSLSNVGAATAYTYSSPGALTPASLPSVELTGNFASLAFTPSTFTLGAGQRRIVTVKATAPTGLDVKRLPVYSGYIAINGSDSSALSLPYLGVAGSLHSVVVLNSDNTLLARARDSTNSPVAANLTFTLPPPGQSNITAVRNRADMPKLVVTLAMGSAMIRVDVVPLTNCSTAAQNAKVVFGTRTLGQPEEFPSWYNPRGTLQYAWDGRLADGSYVPAGRYKLTVRALRIFGDESKSEEYDVTETVPFRIRYLTEGKTQKRKRFVKGERALWTVGVERRQTPEQCEADERTLKQ
- a CDS encoding uncharacterized protein (COG:T; EggNog:ENOG503P6KX); this translates as MICRTCLRARLAQRLSSIVPKRTLFAATTRCAPAITTNFAIPARPQHQFPRIAAHAQRLYSSESAASASQSSEPPSALPKPEDLTEGEAQVWDILVAEFAPTQLLVQDISGGCGSMYGIDISSEKFRGLNMLKQQRLVNAALGDLVKEWHGVQLKTRAS